Proteins found in one Xyrauchen texanus isolate HMW12.3.18 chromosome 30, RBS_HiC_50CHRs, whole genome shotgun sequence genomic segment:
- the c30h1orf198 gene encoding uncharacterized protein C1orf198 homolog: protein MDAAAMADPPHVTDSKKVEYFSSINSMARKIMQEREKIKDGYGSVWDQMSPAEQDTAIDEGIMDPRIRARYAMHRVDREEVICYPKLLIQTGQKIVHFGEEDLTWQDEHSAPFSWETKSQMDFSLISGAIEPSVPSSGNESKPKTSQSSKLPSSDESTFWKISAERSRLEGEKAEFQSLTPSQIKSLEKGEKPLPSYLRLESGQRETEEVHVLRPVKQKAPKPPAPPPPVPISMTPVAISVTPTPPAPVSVSSTDGEWERAQSTLPSVSALDDVFSPGLVTRSSSQSNSTAKDGNKADSSPTSSPTFSQFNTSSSILKTGFDFLDNW, encoded by the exons ATGGATGCCGCAGCGATGGCGGATCCTCCACACGTTACGGATTCCAAAAAGGTGGAGTATTTCTCCTCTATTAACTCCATGGCCCGTAAGATCATGCAGGAGCGGGAGAAGATAAAAGATGGCTACGGTTCGGTGTGGGATCAGATGAGCCCGGCCGAACAGGACACAGCGATAGATGAGGGCATTATGGACCCGCGGATTCGGGCTCGGTACGCTATGCACCGGGTGGACAGAGAGGAAGTGATATGCTACCCAAAACTGCTGATCCAGACCGGACAGAAGATCGTACATTTCGGAGAAGAG GACTTAACTTGGCAAGATGAGCACTCAGCTCCTTTCTCTTGGGAGACCAAG AGTCAGATGGACTTCAGTCTGATCTCTGGTGCTATAGAACCCAGTGTTCCCTCCTCAGGGAACGAATCTAAACCCAAGACCTCTCAGAGTAGCAAGCTGCCCAGCAGTGACGAGTCTACTTTCTGGAAGATCAGCGCTGAAAGATCCAGACTAGAGGGCGAGAAGGCTGAATTTCAGTCTCTGACACCCAGCCAGATCAAGTCTCTGGAGAAAGGGGAGAAACCCTTGCCCTCGTACCTGAGGCTGGAGTCTGGGCAGAGGGAGACCGAGGAAGTCCATGTCTTGCGTCCGGTTAAACAGAAAGCCCCCAAACCTCCAGCACCTCCGCCCCCCGTTCCCATCAGCATGACCCCAGTGGCGATCAGTGTAACCCCAACACCTCCTGCTCCTGTGAGTGTGTCCTCCACAGATGGAGAGTGGGAAAGGGCCCAGAGTACTCTTCCTTCTGTAAGTGCTCTGGATGATGTGTTCAGTCCTGGTCTGGTCACCAGGTCTTCCTCTCAGTCCAACAGCACAGCCAAAGATGGCAACAAGGCAGATAGCTCACCCACCTCCAGCCCTACCTTCTCACAG TTCAACACCAGCAGCAGTATTCTGAAGACTGGATTTGACTTCTTGGACAACTGGTAA
- the si:ch73-111k22.3 gene encoding pleckstrin homology-like domain-containing protein, whose product MAVESATSNGTTDETHPEERDECKKGWLFKKTQYTKRWKRVWFHVRDGRLFYGVNEQLAEKTINLVGAKVEVLDDDGRFDWTVTTQDSIRTFILRADSAEERQAWMTAICEAQLSSQEHNSNACVLQ is encoded by the exons ATGGCTGTAGAATCGGCGACCTCTAACGGTACAACAGATGAAACCCATCCAGAAGAAAGGGACGAGTGTAAAAAAGGATGGTTATTTAAGAAAACACAGTACACAAAGCGCTGGAAACGGGTCTGGTTTCATGTCAGAGACGGGAGACTTTTCTATGGTGTTAATGAACAG TTAGCAGAGAAAACCATTAATCTGGTTGGAGCAAAAGTGGAGGTGCTGGACGATGATGGGAGATTTGACTGGACTGTCACAACACAGGACAGTATACGCACCTTTATCCTGCGTGCCGACAGTGCAGAAGAGCGACAGGCATGGATGACTGCCATATGTGAGGCGCAGCTGAGTTCTCAAGAGCACAACTCCAATGCATGTGTTTTACAATAA